Proteins found in one Planococcus citri chromosome 2, ihPlaCitr1.1, whole genome shotgun sequence genomic segment:
- the LOC135833821 gene encoding nucleolar protein 16 isoform X2 translates to MVALCETSRSSVIIIILIRPSFFMFYRPQLAEVWDDRKSAKKNLAEMGLSYDSNVSVRRSSKSARQKSEADAQKANTAAVLEKQAKTPRKVDFKFPKAQAIYFSYLISKYGDNYKEMTKDPKNIYQETWKQIRSKITKFKKLEQYRKMMCNA, encoded by the exons ATGGTCGCATTGTGCGAGACGAGTAGATCATCGGTGATCATCATCATTTTGATACGACCGTCGTTTTTCATGTTCTACAGACCTCAATTAGCAGAAGTATGGGATGACCGCAAGTCGGCCAAAAAGAATCTCGCTGAAATGGGATTGTCCTACGACTCGAATGTCTCAGTCCGACGTTCTTCAAAATCTGCACGACAG AAAAGTGAAGCCGACGCGCAAAAAGCCAACACAGCCGCTGTATTGGAAAAGCAAGCGAAAACACcgcgtaaagtcgattttaaatttCCCAAGGCGCAAGCGATTTATTTCTCGTATCTCATATCCAAGTACGGCGACAACTATAAG GAAATGACGAAAGATCCTAAAAATATTTACCAAGAAACGTGGAAGCAAATCAGGTCGAAGATAACGAAATTCAAGAAATTGGAGCAGTATCGCAAAATGATGTGCAACGCGTGA
- the LOC135833821 gene encoding nucleolar protein 16 isoform X1, with protein MPLTVKRHQKRKTIKHTNKKKTRKQHSALSKIKLPQLAEVWDDRKSAKKNLAEMGLSYDSNVSVRRSSKSARQKSEADAQKANTAAVLEKQAKTPRKVDFKFPKAQAIYFSYLISKYGDNYKEMTKDPKNIYQETWKQIRSKITKFKKLEQYRKMMCNA; from the exons ATGCCGCTCACCGTgaaaagacatcagaaaagaaaaactataaAACACACGAATAAGAAGAAAACGCGAAAGCAGCATTCTGCGCTTTCTAAAATTAAACT ACCTCAATTAGCAGAAGTATGGGATGACCGCAAGTCGGCCAAAAAGAATCTCGCTGAAATGGGATTGTCCTACGACTCGAATGTCTCAGTCCGACGTTCTTCAAAATCTGCACGACAG AAAAGTGAAGCCGACGCGCAAAAAGCCAACACAGCCGCTGTATTGGAAAAGCAAGCGAAAACACcgcgtaaagtcgattttaaatttCCCAAGGCGCAAGCGATTTATTTCTCGTATCTCATATCCAAGTACGGCGACAACTATAAG GAAATGACGAAAGATCCTAAAAATATTTACCAAGAAACGTGGAAGCAAATCAGGTCGAAGATAACGAAATTCAAGAAATTGGAGCAGTATCGCAAAATGATGTGCAACGCGTGA